Proteins from one Hydrogenivirga caldilitoris genomic window:
- a CDS encoding N-formylglutamate amidohydrolase — protein sequence MFPCLLSIPHGGTEVPKEVENLLILSPEDLLEDGDPFTQELYDLDAISKVVMKVARAIVDVNRAPNDLPPENPDGVLKTETAFGKRVYRTFPSRELMEELLRKYYYPYHRRIQEELDKEEVLIAFDCHSMAPVAPKIAPDKGKRPAFCLGDAHGRACPRDLTELLKKCLMEVFELPDKEVTINLPFAGGYITRTYGLKRKPWIQIETRRDLYMNWDKLKKDDRKLLKVRRKLSLSLSLFFDRAYL from the coding sequence ATGTTTCCTTGCCTTCTGTCCATACCCCACGGAGGGACGGAGGTTCCCAAGGAAGTTGAAAACCTTTTAATCTTATCACCCGAAGACCTCCTTGAAGATGGAGACCCTTTCACTCAAGAGCTTTACGACCTTGATGCTATTTCAAAGGTTGTTATGAAAGTTGCCAGAGCCATAGTTGATGTAAACAGGGCGCCCAACGACCTACCACCGGAGAACCCAGATGGTGTTTTAAAGACAGAGACCGCTTTCGGAAAGCGAGTATACAGGACGTTTCCCAGCAGGGAGCTAATGGAGGAGCTTCTCAGAAAGTATTACTACCCTTACCACAGGAGAATTCAGGAGGAACTGGATAAAGAGGAAGTACTTATAGCCTTTGATTGCCACTCAATGGCTCCTGTAGCACCCAAGATAGCACCAGACAAGGGGAAGAGACCAGCCTTTTGTTTAGGAGACGCCCACGGTAGGGCATGTCCAAGAGACTTAACTGAGCTTCTGAAAAAATGTCTGATGGAAGTCTTTGAGCTTCCTGACAAGGAAGTCACTATAAACTTACCCTTTGCAGGAGGCTACATAACCAGAACCTACGGGCTAAAACGAAAACCCTGGATACAGATAGAAACAAGAAGAGACCTTTATATGAACTGGGATAAGCTTAAAAAAGACGATAGAAAACTTCTTAAAGTAAGGAGGAAGCTATCCCTTAGTCTGAGCCTGTTCTTTGACAGAGCTTACCTTTAA
- the folP gene encoding dihydropteroate synthase, translating to MLIKHFSDKDHFYRFLKNRVGVFFKEAEDRAFEGVFHCLYFEFTENPEPIFLSAQKSCISVFSNGEKFLLCGSESNIRNFCSELVSYTETKSLAREILEAFIRYRKKNFQIQYNRKILPLGLKTAIMGVLNVTPDSFSDGGLYSKPEEALKRAIQMYEEGAEIIDIGGESTRPGSERIPAEEELKRVLPALKLIRKELPEAWISVDTYKSEVAKACLEEGADIINDVSGGTFDEKIFEVISEYGCPYVLTHIKGRPETWKTEPIVYEDVMNEMVSWFKVRLERIRELGYRREENLILDPGIGFGKLPEHNIEILRRFEELKVFGKPLMVGVSRKSFIGLVLEGFLNRKTQPKERLYGSLGAVAPAVIQGAHIVRVHDVRETREFLALIDAVRTYDVF from the coding sequence ATGCTGATAAAGCACTTCTCCGATAAAGACCATTTCTACAGGTTCTTAAAAAACAGGGTTGGTGTGTTCTTCAAGGAAGCCGAGGATAGAGCCTTTGAAGGGGTCTTTCACTGCCTCTACTTTGAGTTCACCGAAAATCCGGAACCTATATTCCTATCCGCTCAGAAGAGCTGTATCTCCGTCTTTTCAAACGGAGAAAAGTTCCTTTTATGTGGCAGCGAATCCAACATAAGAAACTTCTGTTCCGAGCTGGTAAGCTACACTGAGACGAAGAGCTTAGCAAGGGAAATACTTGAAGCCTTCATAAGGTACAGGAAGAAAAACTTTCAAATCCAGTATAACAGAAAGATTTTGCCTCTTGGTCTGAAGACAGCAATAATGGGAGTCCTCAACGTCACTCCCGATTCCTTTTCTGACGGAGGACTCTACTCCAAACCAGAGGAAGCCCTAAAAAGGGCTATCCAGATGTACGAGGAAGGCGCTGAGATAATTGACATAGGTGGGGAATCAACGAGACCGGGTTCTGAGAGAATCCCTGCAGAGGAAGAACTCAAAAGGGTTCTCCCAGCTCTTAAACTTATAAGAAAGGAGCTTCCGGAGGCGTGGATATCCGTAGATACTTACAAGTCCGAGGTAGCAAAGGCTTGCCTTGAAGAAGGAGCTGACATCATAAACGACGTGAGCGGTGGCACCTTTGATGAAAAAATTTTTGAGGTCATATCAGAGTATGGCTGCCCTTACGTCCTGACCCATATAAAAGGCAGACCCGAAACCTGGAAAACAGAGCCTATAGTTTACGAAGATGTGATGAATGAAATGGTAAGTTGGTTCAAAGTAAGGCTGGAAAGGATAAGAGAGCTGGGTTATAGAAGGGAAGAGAATCTTATCCTTGACCCAGGGATAGGATTTGGGAAACTTCCAGAGCACAACATAGAGATTCTCAGGAGGTTTGAAGAGCTAAAGGTATTCGGTAAACCTCTTATGGTTGGTGTCTCAAGAAAGTCCTTCATAGGACTCGTCCTGGAAGGTTTCCTCAACAGAAAAACCCAGCCAAAAGAGAGACTGTACGGAAGCTTGGGAGCAGTTGCTCCAGCCGTAATCCAGGGAGCCCATATAGTAAGGGTACATGACGTAAGGGAGACGAGAGAGTTTTTAGCCTTGATTGATGCGGTGAGGACCTACGATGTTTTTTGA